The segment TAAAAAACCAAATCTACTAAAAATTGTTGAATCTATGATTAACTTGGATCCAAAAATGAGATTTGCTGCAATTATTGATCAAAAAGGAAACATCCGAGAAGCAATCATGAAGAGTGGAAAGACCTCGCTTAAAACTCAAAAAGAAGAAGAGCATTTTTGTAAGCAGGTTGCTCAAAGAAGAAAAATGAGACAGGAATTTAATCGAACTTTGGGAAAGGTTCGATATGTTCATGTTGAAAGAGAAAAAGTAACCCAGATGGTAACCTATACCAAAAGAAATATTGTATATTTTACAATGGAGCCTGAAATGCCAACTAACACTAAAATCCGCATCATAACAAAAATTAAAAAAATCACGGCTCATCTTTAACTCTGTTATACTTTCACATTTTGCTAAATGACTCTCAAAAAATACATCATAGATTCAAAGATGTTTGAATATGACCGCCATTATAGAGAATGCCAGCAAAGCAATCAACCATTTATCAAAGCCAGAATAAATCCAATCAATGGAAATTATTATGTCCAAATTGATATGATGCCTTGCGATTACGAGTTTACAATTGATGGGGAAAAACAGCTAAAGAAATTATTTGACGATGAGGTTTTATTTCTAAAATCCTATCCTAAAACTTCGTTTAATGGTAGTAGTATCAATAAAGAACTGTCCTGGTTTGATGGTGTTTT is part of the Nitrosarchaeum sp. genome and harbors:
- a CDS encoding DUF6659 family protein gives rise to the protein MIAKKPNLLKIVESMINLDPKMRFAAIIDQKGNIREAIMKSGKTSLKTQKEEEHFCKQVAQRRKMRQEFNRTLGKVRYVHVEREKVTQMVTYTKRNIVYFTMEPEMPTNTKIRIITKIKKITAHL